The following coding sequences lie in one Canis lupus familiaris isolate Mischka breed German Shepherd chromosome 34, alternate assembly UU_Cfam_GSD_1.0, whole genome shotgun sequence genomic window:
- the EIF4G1 gene encoding eukaryotic translation initiation factor 4 gamma 1 isoform X9: protein MNKAPQPTGPPPAPSPGLPQHFYPSRAQPPSSAATRVQSAAPARPGPAAHVYPAGSQVMMIPSQISYSASQGAYYIPGQGRSTYVVPTQQYPVQPGAPGFYPSASPTEFGTYAGAYYPAQGVQQFPTGVAPASVLMNQPPQIAPKRERKTIRIRDPNQGGKDITEEIMSGARTASTPTPPQTGGGLEPQANGETPQVAVVVRPDDRSQGAIIGSRPGLPGPEHSPSESQPSSPCPTPSPPPILEPGSEPNLAVLSIPGDTVTTGMIQMSVEESTPMPRETGEPYCLSPEPTPLAEPILEVEVTLSKPIPESEFSSSPLQVPTPSASHKEEILPEPNGMVPSEDLEPEVESSPELAPLPPPACPSESPTPIAPTAQPEELLNGAPSPPAVDLSPVSEPKEQAKEVTASVAPPTVLSATPAMAPPATSPAQEEEMEEEEEEEEEGEAGDAEAQKGGEELLPPESTPVAAHLSQNLEAAATTQVAVSVPKKRRKIKELNKKEAVGDLLDAFKEVSPGVPEVENQPPVGTSPGPEPEGSSGPPRPEEADETWDSKEDKIHNAENIQPGEQKYEYKSDQWKPLNLEEKKRYDREFLLGFQFIFASMQKPEGLPHISDVVLDKANKTPLRPLDPTKLQGINCGPDFIPSFANVGRPALSNRGPPRGGPGGELPRGPQAGLGPRRSQQGPRKEPRKIIATVLMTEDIKLNKAEKAWKPSSKRTAADKDRGEEDADGSKTQDLFRRVRSILNKLTPQMFQQLMKQVTQLAIDTEERLKGVIDLIFEKAISEPNFSVAYANMCRCLMALKVPTTEKPTVTVNFRKLLLNRCQKEFEKDKDDDEVFEKKQKEMDEAATAEERGRLKEELEEARDIARRRSLGNIKFIGELFKLKMLTEAIMHDCVVKLLKNHDEESLECLCRLLTTIGKDLDFEKAKPRMDQYFNQMEKIIKEKKTSSRIRFMLQDVLDLRRSNWVPRRGDQGPKTIDQIHKEAEMEEHWEHVKVQQLMAKGSDKRRGGPPGPPISRGLPLVDDGGWNTVPISKGSRPIDTSRLTKITKPGSIDSNNQLFAPGGRLSWGKGSSGGSGAKPSDAASEAARPATSTLNRFSALQQAVPTESTDSRRVVQRSSLSRERGEKAGDRGDRLERSERGGDRGDRLDRSRTPATKRSFSKEVEERSRERPSQPEGLRKAASLTEDRDRGRDAGKGPGEEGKVKREATLPPVSPPKAALSEEELEKKSKAIIEEYLHLNDMKEAVQCVQELASPSLLFIFVRHGIESTLERSTIAREHMGRLLHQLLSAGHLSTAQYYQGLYEILELAEDMEIDIPHVWLYLAELITPILQEGGVPMGELFREITKPLRPLGKAASLLLEILGLLCKSMGPKKVGMMWREAGLSWKEFLPEGQDVSAFVADQKVEYTLGEESEAPGQRMLSSEELNRQLEKLLKEGSSNQRVFDWIEANLSEQQVASNTLVRALMTTVCYSAIIFETPLRVDVAVLKARAKLLQKYLCDEQKELQALYALQALVVTLEQPANLLRMFFDALYDEDVVKEDAFYSWESSKDPAEQQGKGVALKSVTAFFKWLREAEEEESDHN from the exons ATGAACAAAGCTCCACAGCCCAcaggccccccacctgccccatccCCTGGACTCCCACAG CACTTCTACCCTAGCCGGGCCCAGCCCCCGAGCAGTGCAGCCACCCGAGTGCAGAGTGCAGCCCCCGCCCGCCCTGGCCCAGCTGCCCATGTCTACCCTGCTGGATCCCAAGTAATGATGATCCCTTCCCAGATCTCCTACTCAGCCTCCCAAGGGGCCTACTACATCCCTGGACAG ggGCGTTCCACATATGTTGTCCCGACACAGCAGTATCCTGtacagccaggagccccaggcttCTATCCGAGTGCAAGCCCTACAGAGTTTGGGACTTACG CTGGCGCCTACTACCCAGCCCAGGGTGTGCAGCAGTTTCCCACTGGTGTGGCCCCCGCCTCAGTTTTGATGAACCAGCCACCCCAGATTGCTCCCAAGAGGGAGCGGAAGACC ATCCGAATTCGAGATCCAAACCAAGGAGGGAAGGATATCACGGAGGAGATCATGTCTGGGGCCCGCACCGCCTCcacacccacccctccccag ACGGGAGGTGGTCTGGAGCCTCAAGCTAATGGGGAGACACCCCAGGTTGCTGTTGTTGTCCGGCCAG ATGACCGGTCCCAGGGAGCAATCATTGGGAGCCGGCCGGGGTTGCCTGGCCCAGAACACAGCCCTTCAGAATCCCAGCCTTCATCACCTTGTCCGACCCCATCACCACCCCCAATCTTGGAACCGGGGTCTGAGCCTAATCTCGCAGTCCTCTCCATTCCTGGGGACACTGTGACAACGGGGATGATCCAAATGTCTGTAGAAGAATCCACCCCCATGCCCCGTGAAACTGGGGAGCCATATTGCCTCTCTCCAGAACCCACTCCCCTCGCTGAACCCATACTGGAAGTAGAAGTGACACTTAGCAAACCGATTCCAGAATCTGAGTTCTCTTCCAGTCCTCTCCAGGTTCCCACTCCCTCTGCATCTCACAAAGAGGAAATTCTTCCTGAACCTAATGGCATGGTCCCATCTGAGGATCTGGAACCAGAGGTGGAGTCGAGCCCAGAGcttgctcctctccctcccccagcttgtccTTCCGAATCCCCCACGCCCATTGCTCCAACTGCCCAACCTGAGGAACTGCTCAACGGAGCCCCCTCGCCACCAGCTGTGGACTTAAGCCCAGTCAGTGAGCCAAAGGAGCAGGCCAAGGAGGTTACAGCATCAGTGGCTCCCCCCACCGTCCTCTCTGCCACTCCAGCTATGGCTCCTCCAGCTACTTCCCCAGCtcaggaggaggaaatggaggaagaggaagaagaggaggaagaaggagaagctggagatgctgaggctcagaagggaggagaggaactTCTCCCCCCAGAGAGCACCCCTGTTGCAGCCCACCTGTCTCAGAATTTAGAGGCAGCAGCTACCACCCAAG TGGCGGTGTCTGTGCCAAAGAAGAGACGGAAAATTAAGGAGCTCAATAAGAAGGAGGCTGTGGGAGACCTTCTAGATGCCTTCAAGGAG GTGAGCCCAGGAGTACCAGAAGTGGAAAATCAGCCTCCTGTTGGCACCAGTCCTGGCCCGGAGCCTGAGGGCAGCAGTGGACCGCCGAGGCCTGAGGAAGCAGACGAGACCTGGGATTCAAAGGAAGACAAAATTCACAATGCTGAGAACATCCAGCCCGGGGAACAGAAGTATGAGTATAAGTCAG ATCAGTGGAAGCCTCTAAACCTTGAGGAGAAAAAGCGTTATGACCGTGAGTTCCTGCTTGGCTTTCAGTTCATCTTTGCCAGTATGCAGAAGCCGGAGGGATTGCCCCATATCAGTGATGTGGTGTTGGATAAG GCCAATAAAACACCACTGCGGCCACTGGATCCCACGAAACTTCAAGGCATAAATTGTGGTCCAGACTTCATCCCTTCCTTTGCCAACGTTGGCCGACCAGCCCTTAGCAACCGTGGGCCCCCAAGGGGTGGGCCAGGTGGGGAGCTGCCCCGAGGGCCG CAGGCTGGTCTGGGACCCCGGCGCTCTCAGCAAGGCCCCCGAAAGGAACCCCGCAAGATCATTGCCACAGTGTTAATGACTGAAGATATAAAGTTGAACAAAGCAGAGAAAGCCTGGAAGCCCAGCAGCAAGCGGACAGCCGCTGATAAGGATCGAGGGGAAGAGGATGCTGATGGCAGCAAAACCCAG GACCTGTTCCGCAGGGTGCGCTCCATCCTGAATAAGCTGACACCCCAGATGTTCCAGCAGCTGATGAAGCAGGTGACGCAGCTGGCCATTGACACCGAGGAACGCCTCAAAGGGGTCATTGACCTCATCTTCGAGAAGGCCATTTCAGAGCCCAACTTCTCTGTGGCCTATGCCAACATGTGCCGCTGCCTCATGGCG CTGAAAGTGCCCACTACAGAAAAGCCAACGGTGACTGTGAACTTCCGAAAACTGTTGTTGAATCGATGTCAGAAAGAgtttgaaaaagacaaagatgatgATGAGGTTTTTGAGAAGAAGCAAAAAGAGATGGATGAAGCTGCCACG GCAGAGGAACGAGGACGCTTGAAGGAAGAGTTGGAAGAGGCTCGAGACATAGCCCGGCGGCGCTCTTTAGGGAATATCAAGTTTATTGGGGAGTTGTTTAAGTTGAAGATGTTAACAGAGGCTATAATGCATGACTGTGTGGTTAAACTACTTAAGAATCATGATGAAGAGTCCCTTGAATGCCTTTGTCGTCTGCTCACTACCATTGGCAAAGATCTGGACTTTGAAAAAGCCAAG CCCCGAATGGATCAGTATTTCAACCAGATGGaaaaaatcattaaggaaaaGAAGACTTCATCCCGAATCCGCTTTATGCTGCAAGACGTGCTGGATCTGCGACGG AGCAATTGGGTGCCACGCCGTGGGGACCAGGGTCCCAAGACCATTGACCAGATCCACAAGGAGGCTGAGATGGAGGAGCACTGGGAGCACGTAAAAGTGCAGCAGCTAATGGCCAAGGGCAGTGACAAGCGTCGGGGTGGCCCTCCAGGCCCACCCATTA GTCGTGGCCTCCCACTTGTGGATGATGGTGGCTGGAACACAGTCCCCATCAGCAAGGGCAGCCGCCCTATCGACACCTCACGACTCACCAAGATCACGAAG CCTGGCTCCATTGATTCTAACAACCAGCTCTTTGCACCTGGAGGGCGATTGAGCTGGGGCAAGGGCAGCAGTGGAGGCTCAGGAGCCAAGCCCTCTGATGCAG CATCAGAAGCTGCTCGTCCAGCTACTAGTACCTTGAACCGCTTCTCAGCCCTTCAACAAGCAGTACCTACAGAAAGCACAGACAGCAGACGTGTGGTACAGAG GAGTAGTTTGAGTCGGGAAAGAGGTGAGAAAGCTGGGGACCGGGGAGACCGCCTAGAGCGGAGTGAACGGGGAGGTGACCGTGGGGACCGCCTCGATCGCTCTCGGACACCTGCCACCAAGCGGAGCTTCAGCAAGGAAGTGGAGGAGCGAAGTAGAGAGCGGCCCTCCCAGCCTGAGGGACTGCGCAAGGCAGCTAGCCTCACAGAGGATCGGGACCGTGGGCGGGATGCCGGTAAGGGAccgggagaggaagggaaag TGAAGCGAGAAGCCACCCTGCCCCCAGTGAGTCCCCCGAAAGCTGCGCTTTCTGAGGAAGAGCTGGAGAAGAAATCCAAGGCCATCATTGAGGAATATCTCCATCTCAATGATATGAAG GAGGCAGTGCAGTGTGTACAGGAGCTGGCCTCACCCTCCCTGCTCTTCATCTTTGTGCGACATGGCATTGAGTCAACACTGGAGCGCAGCACCATTGCTCGTGAGCATATGGGGCGGCTGCTGCACCAGCTGCTCTCTGCTGGGCACCTCTCCACTGCTCAGTACTACCAAGG GCTGTATGAAATCTTAGAATTGGCTGAAGACATGGAAATTGACATCCCCCACGTGTGGCTCTACCTAGCAGAACTCATAACGCCCATTCTGCAGGAAGGTGGGGTACCTATGGGGGAGCTGTTCAG gGAGATTACAAAACCTCTGAGACCCCTGGGCAAAGCTGCTTCTCTGTTGCTGGAGATCCTGGGGCTCCTATGCAAAAGTATG GGTCCCAAAAAGGTGGGGATGATGTGGCGAGAGGCTGGACTCAGCTGGAAGGAATTCCTACCTGAAGGCCAGGATGTCAGTGCATTCGTCGCTGATCAG AAGGTGGAGTATACCTTGGGTGAGGAGTCAGAAGCCCCTGGCCAAAGGATGCTCTCCTCCGAGGAGCTGAACAGACAGTTGGAGAAGCTGCTGAAGGAGGGCAGCAGTAACCAGCGGGTGTTTGACTGGATAGAG GCCAACCTGAGTGAGCAGCAGGTAGCATCCAACACACTAGTTCGAGCCCTCATGACAACTGTCTGCTATTCTGCAATTATCT TTGAGACGCCCCTCCGAGTGGATGTTGCGGTGCTGAAAGCTCGAGCGAAACTGCTACAGAAATACCTGTGTGATGAGCAGAAGGAGCTGCAGGCACTCTATGCCCTCCAGGCCCTTGTAGTGACCTTAGAACAGCCTGCCA ACCTGCTTCGGATGTTCTTTGATGCGCTGTATGACGAGGATGTGGTGAAAGAGGATGCCTTCTACAGCTGGGAGAGTAGCAAGGACCCTGCTGAGCAACAGGGCAAGGGCGTGGCCCTTAAATCTGTCACAGCCTTCTTCAAGTGGCTTCgtgaggcggaggaggaggagtctGACCACAACTGA
- the EIF4G1 gene encoding eukaryotic translation initiation factor 4 gamma 1 isoform X5, producing MNKAPQPTGPPPAPSPGLPQPAFPPGQTAPVVFSTPQATQMNTPSQPRQGGFRSLQHFYPSRAQPPSSAATRVQSAAPARPGPAAHVYPAGSQVMMIPSQISYSASQGAYYIPGQGRSTYVVPTQQYPVQPGAPGFYPSASPTEFGTYAGAYYPAQGVQQFPTGVAPASVLMNQPPQIAPKRERKTIRIRDPNQGGKDITEEIMSGARTASTPTPPQTGGGLEPQANGETPQVAVVVRPDDRSQGAIIGSRPGLPGPEHSPSESQPSSPCPTPSPPPILEPGSEPNLAVLSIPGDTVTTGMIQMSVEESTPMPRETGEPYCLSPEPTPLAEPILEVEVTLSKPIPESEFSSSPLQVPTPSASHKEEILPEPNGMVPSEDLEPEVESSPELAPLPPPACPSESPTPIAPTAQPEELLNGAPSPPAVDLSPVSEPKEQAKEVTASVAPPTVLSATPAMAPPATSPAQEEEMEEEEEEEEEGEAGDAEAQKGGEELLPPESTPVAAHLSQNLEAAATTQVAVSVPKKRRKIKELNKKEAVGDLLDAFKEVSPGVPEVENQPPVGTSPGPEPEGSSGPPRPEEADETWDSKEDKIHNAENIQPGEQKYEYKSDQWKPLNLEEKKRYDREFLLGFQFIFASMQKPEGLPHISDVVLDKANKTPLRPLDPTKLQGINCGPDFIPSFANVGRPALSNRGPPRGGPGGELPRGPQAGLGPRRSQQGPRKEPRKIIATVLMTEDIKLNKAEKAWKPSSKRTAADKDRGEEDADGSKTQDLFRRVRSILNKLTPQMFQQLMKQVTQLAIDTEERLKGVIDLIFEKAISEPNFSVAYANMCRCLMALKVPTTEKPTVTVNFRKLLLNRCQKEFEKDKDDDEVFEKKQKEMDEAATAEERGRLKEELEEARDIARRRSLGNIKFIGELFKLKMLTEAIMHDCVVKLLKNHDEESLECLCRLLTTIGKDLDFEKAKPRMDQYFNQMEKIIKEKKTSSRIRFMLQDVLDLRRSNWVPRRGDQGPKTIDQIHKEAEMEEHWEHVKVQQLMAKGSDKRRGGPPGPPISRGLPLVDDGGWNTVPISKGSRPIDTSRLTKITKPGSIDSNNQLFAPGGRLSWGKGSSGGSGAKPSDAASEAARPATSTLNRFSALQQAVPTESTDSRRVVQRSSLSRERGEKAGDRGDRLERSERGGDRGDRLDRSRTPATKRSFSKEVEERSRERPSQPEGLRKAASLTEDRDRGRDAVKREATLPPVSPPKAALSEEELEKKSKAIIEEYLHLNDMKEAVQCVQELASPSLLFIFVRHGIESTLERSTIAREHMGRLLHQLLSAGHLSTAQYYQGLYEILELAEDMEIDIPHVWLYLAELITPILQEGGVPMGELFREITKPLRPLGKAASLLLEILGLLCKSMGPKKVGMMWREAGLSWKEFLPEGQDVSAFVADQKVEYTLGEESEAPGQRMLSSEELNRQLEKLLKEGSSNQRVFDWIEANLSEQQVASNTLVRALMTTVCYSAIIFETPLRVDVAVLKARAKLLQKYLCDEQKELQALYALQALVVTLEQPANLLRMFFDALYDEDVVKEDAFYSWESSKDPAEQQGKGVALKSVTAFFKWLREAEEEESDHN from the exons ATGAACAAAGCTCCACAGCCCAcaggccccccacctgccccatccCCTGGACTCCCACAG CCTGCGTTTCCCCCGGGGCAGACAGCACCGGTGGTGTTCAGTACGCCACAAGCGACACAAATGAACACGCCTTCTCAGCCCCGCCAG GGAGGATTCAGGTCTCTGCAG CACTTCTACCCTAGCCGGGCCCAGCCCCCGAGCAGTGCAGCCACCCGAGTGCAGAGTGCAGCCCCCGCCCGCCCTGGCCCAGCTGCCCATGTCTACCCTGCTGGATCCCAAGTAATGATGATCCCTTCCCAGATCTCCTACTCAGCCTCCCAAGGGGCCTACTACATCCCTGGACAG ggGCGTTCCACATATGTTGTCCCGACACAGCAGTATCCTGtacagccaggagccccaggcttCTATCCGAGTGCAAGCCCTACAGAGTTTGGGACTTACG CTGGCGCCTACTACCCAGCCCAGGGTGTGCAGCAGTTTCCCACTGGTGTGGCCCCCGCCTCAGTTTTGATGAACCAGCCACCCCAGATTGCTCCCAAGAGGGAGCGGAAGACC ATCCGAATTCGAGATCCAAACCAAGGAGGGAAGGATATCACGGAGGAGATCATGTCTGGGGCCCGCACCGCCTCcacacccacccctccccag ACGGGAGGTGGTCTGGAGCCTCAAGCTAATGGGGAGACACCCCAGGTTGCTGTTGTTGTCCGGCCAG ATGACCGGTCCCAGGGAGCAATCATTGGGAGCCGGCCGGGGTTGCCTGGCCCAGAACACAGCCCTTCAGAATCCCAGCCTTCATCACCTTGTCCGACCCCATCACCACCCCCAATCTTGGAACCGGGGTCTGAGCCTAATCTCGCAGTCCTCTCCATTCCTGGGGACACTGTGACAACGGGGATGATCCAAATGTCTGTAGAAGAATCCACCCCCATGCCCCGTGAAACTGGGGAGCCATATTGCCTCTCTCCAGAACCCACTCCCCTCGCTGAACCCATACTGGAAGTAGAAGTGACACTTAGCAAACCGATTCCAGAATCTGAGTTCTCTTCCAGTCCTCTCCAGGTTCCCACTCCCTCTGCATCTCACAAAGAGGAAATTCTTCCTGAACCTAATGGCATGGTCCCATCTGAGGATCTGGAACCAGAGGTGGAGTCGAGCCCAGAGcttgctcctctccctcccccagcttgtccTTCCGAATCCCCCACGCCCATTGCTCCAACTGCCCAACCTGAGGAACTGCTCAACGGAGCCCCCTCGCCACCAGCTGTGGACTTAAGCCCAGTCAGTGAGCCAAAGGAGCAGGCCAAGGAGGTTACAGCATCAGTGGCTCCCCCCACCGTCCTCTCTGCCACTCCAGCTATGGCTCCTCCAGCTACTTCCCCAGCtcaggaggaggaaatggaggaagaggaagaagaggaggaagaaggagaagctggagatgctgaggctcagaagggaggagaggaactTCTCCCCCCAGAGAGCACCCCTGTTGCAGCCCACCTGTCTCAGAATTTAGAGGCAGCAGCTACCACCCAAG TGGCGGTGTCTGTGCCAAAGAAGAGACGGAAAATTAAGGAGCTCAATAAGAAGGAGGCTGTGGGAGACCTTCTAGATGCCTTCAAGGAG GTGAGCCCAGGAGTACCAGAAGTGGAAAATCAGCCTCCTGTTGGCACCAGTCCTGGCCCGGAGCCTGAGGGCAGCAGTGGACCGCCGAGGCCTGAGGAAGCAGACGAGACCTGGGATTCAAAGGAAGACAAAATTCACAATGCTGAGAACATCCAGCCCGGGGAACAGAAGTATGAGTATAAGTCAG ATCAGTGGAAGCCTCTAAACCTTGAGGAGAAAAAGCGTTATGACCGTGAGTTCCTGCTTGGCTTTCAGTTCATCTTTGCCAGTATGCAGAAGCCGGAGGGATTGCCCCATATCAGTGATGTGGTGTTGGATAAG GCCAATAAAACACCACTGCGGCCACTGGATCCCACGAAACTTCAAGGCATAAATTGTGGTCCAGACTTCATCCCTTCCTTTGCCAACGTTGGCCGACCAGCCCTTAGCAACCGTGGGCCCCCAAGGGGTGGGCCAGGTGGGGAGCTGCCCCGAGGGCCG CAGGCTGGTCTGGGACCCCGGCGCTCTCAGCAAGGCCCCCGAAAGGAACCCCGCAAGATCATTGCCACAGTGTTAATGACTGAAGATATAAAGTTGAACAAAGCAGAGAAAGCCTGGAAGCCCAGCAGCAAGCGGACAGCCGCTGATAAGGATCGAGGGGAAGAGGATGCTGATGGCAGCAAAACCCAG GACCTGTTCCGCAGGGTGCGCTCCATCCTGAATAAGCTGACACCCCAGATGTTCCAGCAGCTGATGAAGCAGGTGACGCAGCTGGCCATTGACACCGAGGAACGCCTCAAAGGGGTCATTGACCTCATCTTCGAGAAGGCCATTTCAGAGCCCAACTTCTCTGTGGCCTATGCCAACATGTGCCGCTGCCTCATGGCG CTGAAAGTGCCCACTACAGAAAAGCCAACGGTGACTGTGAACTTCCGAAAACTGTTGTTGAATCGATGTCAGAAAGAgtttgaaaaagacaaagatgatgATGAGGTTTTTGAGAAGAAGCAAAAAGAGATGGATGAAGCTGCCACG GCAGAGGAACGAGGACGCTTGAAGGAAGAGTTGGAAGAGGCTCGAGACATAGCCCGGCGGCGCTCTTTAGGGAATATCAAGTTTATTGGGGAGTTGTTTAAGTTGAAGATGTTAACAGAGGCTATAATGCATGACTGTGTGGTTAAACTACTTAAGAATCATGATGAAGAGTCCCTTGAATGCCTTTGTCGTCTGCTCACTACCATTGGCAAAGATCTGGACTTTGAAAAAGCCAAG CCCCGAATGGATCAGTATTTCAACCAGATGGaaaaaatcattaaggaaaaGAAGACTTCATCCCGAATCCGCTTTATGCTGCAAGACGTGCTGGATCTGCGACGG AGCAATTGGGTGCCACGCCGTGGGGACCAGGGTCCCAAGACCATTGACCAGATCCACAAGGAGGCTGAGATGGAGGAGCACTGGGAGCACGTAAAAGTGCAGCAGCTAATGGCCAAGGGCAGTGACAAGCGTCGGGGTGGCCCTCCAGGCCCACCCATTA GTCGTGGCCTCCCACTTGTGGATGATGGTGGCTGGAACACAGTCCCCATCAGCAAGGGCAGCCGCCCTATCGACACCTCACGACTCACCAAGATCACGAAG CCTGGCTCCATTGATTCTAACAACCAGCTCTTTGCACCTGGAGGGCGATTGAGCTGGGGCAAGGGCAGCAGTGGAGGCTCAGGAGCCAAGCCCTCTGATGCAG CATCAGAAGCTGCTCGTCCAGCTACTAGTACCTTGAACCGCTTCTCAGCCCTTCAACAAGCAGTACCTACAGAAAGCACAGACAGCAGACGTGTGGTACAGAG GAGTAGTTTGAGTCGGGAAAGAGGTGAGAAAGCTGGGGACCGGGGAGACCGCCTAGAGCGGAGTGAACGGGGAGGTGACCGTGGGGACCGCCTCGATCGCTCTCGGACACCTGCCACCAAGCGGAGCTTCAGCAAGGAAGTGGAGGAGCGAAGTAGAGAGCGGCCCTCCCAGCCTGAGGGACTGCGCAAGGCAGCTAGCCTCACAGAGGATCGGGACCGTGGGCGGGATGCCG TGAAGCGAGAAGCCACCCTGCCCCCAGTGAGTCCCCCGAAAGCTGCGCTTTCTGAGGAAGAGCTGGAGAAGAAATCCAAGGCCATCATTGAGGAATATCTCCATCTCAATGATATGAAG GAGGCAGTGCAGTGTGTACAGGAGCTGGCCTCACCCTCCCTGCTCTTCATCTTTGTGCGACATGGCATTGAGTCAACACTGGAGCGCAGCACCATTGCTCGTGAGCATATGGGGCGGCTGCTGCACCAGCTGCTCTCTGCTGGGCACCTCTCCACTGCTCAGTACTACCAAGG GCTGTATGAAATCTTAGAATTGGCTGAAGACATGGAAATTGACATCCCCCACGTGTGGCTCTACCTAGCAGAACTCATAACGCCCATTCTGCAGGAAGGTGGGGTACCTATGGGGGAGCTGTTCAG gGAGATTACAAAACCTCTGAGACCCCTGGGCAAAGCTGCTTCTCTGTTGCTGGAGATCCTGGGGCTCCTATGCAAAAGTATG GGTCCCAAAAAGGTGGGGATGATGTGGCGAGAGGCTGGACTCAGCTGGAAGGAATTCCTACCTGAAGGCCAGGATGTCAGTGCATTCGTCGCTGATCAG AAGGTGGAGTATACCTTGGGTGAGGAGTCAGAAGCCCCTGGCCAAAGGATGCTCTCCTCCGAGGAGCTGAACAGACAGTTGGAGAAGCTGCTGAAGGAGGGCAGCAGTAACCAGCGGGTGTTTGACTGGATAGAG GCCAACCTGAGTGAGCAGCAGGTAGCATCCAACACACTAGTTCGAGCCCTCATGACAACTGTCTGCTATTCTGCAATTATCT TTGAGACGCCCCTCCGAGTGGATGTTGCGGTGCTGAAAGCTCGAGCGAAACTGCTACAGAAATACCTGTGTGATGAGCAGAAGGAGCTGCAGGCACTCTATGCCCTCCAGGCCCTTGTAGTGACCTTAGAACAGCCTGCCA ACCTGCTTCGGATGTTCTTTGATGCGCTGTATGACGAGGATGTGGTGAAAGAGGATGCCTTCTACAGCTGGGAGAGTAGCAAGGACCCTGCTGAGCAACAGGGCAAGGGCGTGGCCCTTAAATCTGTCACAGCCTTCTTCAAGTGGCTTCgtgaggcggaggaggaggagtctGACCACAACTGA